The proteins below are encoded in one region of Danio rerio strain Tuebingen ecotype United States chromosome 12, GRCz12tu, whole genome shotgun sequence:
- the si:dkey-239j18.3 gene encoding procathepsin L-like: MMFALLVTLSISAVFAASSIDIQLDDHWNSWKSQHGKSYHEDVEVGRRMIWEENLRKIEQHNFEYSYGNHTFKMGMNQFGDMTNEEFRQAMNGYKHDPNQTSQGPLFMEPSFFAAPQQVDWRQRGYVTPVKDQKQCGSCWSFSSTGALEGQLFRKTGKLISMSEQNLVDCSRPQGNQGCNGGLMDQAFQYVKENKGLDSEQSYPYLARDDLPCRYDPRFNVAKITGFVDIPSGNELALMNAVAAVGPVSVAIDASHQSLQFYQSGIYYERACSSSRLDHAVLVVGYGYQGADVAGNRYWIVKNSWSDKWGDKGYIYMAKDKNNHCGVATKASYPLM; this comes from the exons ATGATGTTTGCTTTGCTCGTCACGCTTAGCATAAGTGCAGTGTTTGCTGCTTCATCTATAGACATCCAGTTAGATGACCACTGGAACTCCTGGAAGAGCCAGCATGGAAAAAGCTATCATGAG GATGTAGAGGTCGGGAGGAGAATGATTTGGGAGGAGAACTTGAGAAAAATTGAGCAACACAACTTTGAGTATTCCTATGGAAATCACACCTTTAAAATGGGAATGAATCAATTTGGTGACATG ACAAATGAGGAGTTCAGACAGGCAATGAATGGTTATAAGCATGACCCCAACCAGACATCACAGGGCCCGTTGTTCATGGAACCCAGCTTTTTTGCAGCCCCACAACAGGTTGACTGGAGACAGAGGGGCTATGTTACTCCTGTCAAAGACCAG AAACAATGTGGATCTTGCTGGTCTTTCAGTTCAACGGGTGCCTTGGAAGGTCAGCTCTTCCGTAAAACTGGAAAGCTGATTTCTATGAGTGAGCAAAACTTGGTGGACTGTTCCAGACCACAGGGCAATCAAGGGTGTAATGGAGGCCTCATGGACCAGGCCTTCCAGTATGTTAAAGAAAACAAGGGGCTGGATTCTGAGCAGTCATACCCTTATCTTGCAAGG GATGATCTGCCATGCCGGTATGACCCCCGTTTTAATGTCGCTAAAATCACCGGATTCGTGGACATTCCCAGCGGTAATGAGCTTGCCCTAATGAATGCTGTTGCAGCTGTGGGTCCTGTATCTGTTGCTATTGACGCATCACATCAATCCCTACAGTTCTATCAGTCTG GCATCTATTATGAGAGAGCATGTAGCAGTAGTCGACTTGATCATGCAGTCTTGGTGGTTGGCTATGGTTATCAGGGTGCTGATGTTGCTGGGAATAGATACTGGATTGTGAAGAACAG CTGGTCTGACAAATGGGGTGACAAAGGCTACATCTACAtggcaaaagacaaaaacaatcaCTGTGGCGTTGCGACAAAGGCCAGCTATCCCCTAATGTAA